TGGATTATTCGACATAGGAAGCCTGCAAGCTGTACCGATAATAGCAATTTCCTGCGTACTCTCCGTCTCTTTATTCTGCAATTCGCTTAATAATTGTACTGCTTCCTGCTGCGATAAAATTTGTTTACCTAGTTGGTCTAAAATAAACCGTTTTACATTATTCAACTTATTCACTCCTTTGAGATAGTTACTGTCCAATTTTTACTCATCAAGCAGTGCCAGTATTTGATCGAGATCCATATCGCCACCGACAAACTGTGCAACCATTTTTTCAAGATTCTTTTCGTTCTGTTCTTCCTCAATCACGAGCTTTTTCGTACTTGCGCTCACCTTGGACTCGATATAATTTGAAATATCCAAAACAGAGGAATAAACAAAGATATCGGTAATGGCCGTTACTCCTGGGTAGGCTTTATTTAATTCCTTGTGCAGATAAGCAGCCAACAATGAGTTACCTCCGGATTCGAAAAACTTGTCATGGAGATCGACTTCATCGACACTCAGGGTTTTAGCCCAGGCGGAGATCACATGCTTTTCAATTTCCGTCAGTTTATCCATACTTTTCCCAGTCACGACAACATCATGAAGATCTCGCTCAGTGGTCGTAGTTACCTTTGTGGCAGTTCCACGCTTTTTCTCTATTTTTTCAGAGAACTTTATTTTTTTCCCATACCCTTGACTTTCTGATGCTAACACAGAGTAATTGACGTCACCCACCAAAACTCTAGGCAACCCGGTTTGCAGCGCGTAAGCAAAGGCATTGGCCCCTTCTGCATCCTTAACAAAATGCACATACATTCCGTTTGCATTCAGACCATTAGCAACGGCCATACCCGACTCACTCCAACCTGTCCAGTTGATGGTCAGGCTTGGAATTCCTAAACTTCTACGATAATATGTAAAGCTGTCCTGATAGGCATTGGCCGCTATATAATCACTCTGCCCTGCTGCCCCAAACAGAGATGCGAACGACGAGCACATAACGAAGAAACTCAGTTGATCGTCACGGGTCAATTCATGAAGCATCCATGTCCCGTAGACCTTCGGGCGTAAGACCGCCTCGAATGTTCCCCAATCCTTTTTCATAATGAATCCGTCACCCGCCACACCAGCGGTATGGATCACACCATCGATCGCTCCGTACTGATCTCGGATATCCTGCAACGTCTCCTTCAACTGTCCATAATCAGCGATATCAACCTGTAAGATTTCCAAATCTTTTCCATCCGACCAAAGTTTATTTACTTGATCGATCTTGTTCTGGAAGAAGATATCATCATGTACCTTTAACGCCTTAAACATCTCACGGGAATACGTCCTGTTCAGAAGAATGACGCGAATCGCCGGATTCACACTAAACAAATATCTACAGATGGCTAGTCCCATGCCGCCTAATCCGCCGGTGATGATGTAAGTCCCTTGATCCTTGAGTTCCAGCTTTTTCTCAGCCAATTGCTCGGAGTAAGACACCGTATCCAGCTGTTCTACATATCTCTTGTTATCTCTAAAAGCCACCGCGTACATCGTTTCGTCATAAAACAACTCATCCAGGAGGGACGCTATCTCCGTATTTCCATCACAATCCACAGTGCGAGTTTTAATATTAGCGTACTCTTCTCCAATGCTAGCCCCCATCCCGGCTAGTGCACGATTAATTGGATATACTTGATCTTCATCACCCGTTACGAAGGTCGCATTCGACGTCATCAAGACTAGGCGGATCTCTTGCCTAACGTCTTGCTTCAGCAGTGCTTTAATCAGGTCAAATGTGCTTTTCAAAATAATCTTTGTTTCATACACAACATCATGAACTGATTGAACATCCCCATTCGAAAGTGACGCCAGTTGTACGATGTACTTGATTCTCTCTTTAGGAAATAGACTCAGCCAACCTTCAAAATCATTATCTCCAGCGAGCTGGAACGCTACCATGCGGTGACCAAACCGGTGTTGCAGTGCTTCCATCAGCGGACTGAACTTCTGGTCAGGTCGATGCAATACTAAAAGGAGATCCTCATCATCTAGAAACATCAAGGCATTTTCATGTGCATTTTCATAAGAAACCCAGCTCGTTGCATGGTACATGTCTAATTGGCTGTTTTCTTTCCTCATGAAAAATTCCGGCTGATGCACTTTCTTAATGCTGTAGTCTTCCAGTTCGGCAATAACCCGTCCATTTTCCGTCAAAAGTGTGATATCGAAGGCTGCAAATTCATCCGAATCGTTTCCCTGAGTTTTTCTTTTAATGTGACTGTACAAATTTTCTGGAAGTGCCTCGTAGAACCTAGCTTTTGAACAAGAGAACGGCAAATACACACTTTGCAGGAGGAAATTCCCTCCATTTATTGCCGGGTCCAACATCGACGGAAATAAAAAGTAATTTTTTATGTCCTGTGTAAGAGATGAATTCAGTTCAAGGTGAAGCAAAACTTCATTGTCATTTAAATAGACGTCCTTTAAATGGCCCCACTTTTCTCCATCGATCTCAACGATCGACAGAGTGTTTGGTTTTGTCGCCGTATCGGCCTTTTTACAACGGTCAATAATTTCATTTGCATGTAAAGTAAATCGCACTTGTTCACATTCTTCACTCACCCTCAGTTCCAGATGAGGCGTCCACTCATGTTCATCATTATTTTTGCTGTAGCATGAGATGCTCAACTCAGAATTCCCCATTTTTGCAAGCGTGTGAACAATCCGCACTTCATCTTCCTTACAAACAAATGGGACTAAGTAGGACAGTTCCTGAATCTCGAAATGATTTTTTTTCAAAAAACGGCTACTGACAAACTGAGCCATCTCGATAAATGCAGTTCCAGGTAAAACATACACGCCGTTGATCTTATGAGATTTTAGTTCCCAACAGCTATCTATACTCATATCAGTGGAATACACCTGCATTTGATGAGTATCGAGAACACATTTATGAACTAAGGGATGAAGCTTCGCCAAGTTATTATTTTGTAATGACGAAGATTCCTTTTCAGGGAAATTAATCCAGTAACGTTTATAATTAAAGGGATAAGTAGGAATATTCAGTCTATACCGAACCTCATTTTTATAAAACTGATGCCACTGAATGTCTGCTCCCTGAACATAGAGGTCTAAGATTTTCTGCAGCAGCTGCTCATATAAATTAGCATCCTGCTCCTCATTGACCTGTTTGATTAATAGATTTGCCTGCTCCGTTAATGACTTTTTCCAAGAGGAAGTAATATATCCCTCTATCTGCAGTTGTACATCTGTCACCTTATGTTCGCGATACATATAACGCTCATCAGTAAGCTGATGAATGTCAAACACTTGGTTTGAAAAATCATCGATTGAATCGAGAATCATCGCAAACCGGCAATTGTAATGCCCACGGCCGATATTAGCCGTATAACAGAAATCATCCAAACTACAATCTGGAAACCGCCGGAGATAGGTCTGATAATCCTTAATCAAACGCATAACCCCCTCCTTGTTCTTCGCAGAGACGGTCAACAATCTTACTGGAGCGGCGCTTTCTTCCATTCTTTGCAACACAGGTGCTTCCTCCAAGACCAGATGACAGTTCGTACCGCTCATTCCAAAGGAGCTGACCCCACATCTTCTCGAACCGGATTCCGTTTCCCAGGGCACCAATTTGTCATTGATGTAAACCGGGGATGATATAAAGTTGATCTTTCGGTTTGGCACCTCAAAATGAAGAGTAGGCAGTAATTGCTTGTGCTTCAGCATCAAGATTGCTTTCACCAAGCCTGCAAGCCCCGAAGCGCAGTCTAGATGCCCGGCATTTGATTTCACTGAACCAATTGCACAAAACTGCTTCTTATCTGTAAAACTGCCGAATGCTCGTTCGATACCATTGATTTCGACTGGATCTCCTAGATTAGTAGCGGTACCGTGCGCTTCGATATAGGTGATCGTTTCCGGATTAATACCCGCATCCTTCCACGCTGCCTTGATGACTTCTTCTTGTGCAGCCGCATTTGGAGCTGTGATGCCGACGGATGCACCATCCTGATTGATGCTGCTGCCCTTAATTACAGCATAGATGTTATCGCGATCCCGTACGGCCTGACGGAGCGATTTAAGGACGATACAGATGACGCCTTCACCTATACCAGTACCATCTGCACGGTCATCAAATGTTTTGGTTCTGCCGGAAGAGGATTCGATCCCCATCTTCTTTCCATGCTGATGAGGAGGCAATGTCTTCAAGCGTACAGAACCCGCCAACGCCATCGAAACCTCACCGTCTCTAATTTGCTGACAAGCCAGATGAACAGCCACTAACGAAGATGAGCAAGAAGTATCAACATTAACCGCCGGACCTTTCAAATTCAGAAAATAGCTGATTCGGCTTGCGATAATCGCGTCCACATTTCCTGACACCGCCACGCCATACATATAATTATCAGTCTCTTCAACCACCATATTGTATGGATTTTGTGGATTGTTGTACCCCAGAAAAACTCCGGTTTTGCTTCCGTTCAAGATACCTTTACCGTATCCAGAATCCTCCAAAGCAGTCCAGGCAGATTCAAGAAACAGCCGTTGAGCCGGCTCCATCAGTTCCGCTTCAGCTGGAGATAACTGAAAAAATCCGGCATCGAACATATCCAACCGATCTATATAAGAGCATGGGGTCAGTTCTTCAGGCAATTGCCTATTAAACTTTAATTTATAGAACTGGTTAGCGTCCTTCCAGCGTTCTACTGGGAAATCTCGTATCAGATCAAAACCATTACTCAAATAATCCCAAAGTTCCTCGACGTTTTTAGCACTTCCGATCTTTGCGTCAATACCGATAATAGCAATGTCATTCCCCCCAACATCGGCGGCTGCAGATACAGGCACATCACTGGAATCGGGAAGAATCGAAAGATGCTTTAAAGCATTCAAATCCATAAAGATTCCCCCCTTAATTGATCATGCTATAGTCAAAATCTTTGAACAAACCTTGGGTACCCGAATCATTAAACAATTGCTTGAATCTTGCAATTTGTTCGTCTCGCGGAGTTTTCTTAGTGCGAAACATTTTGAGCAGCATTTCAATTGCCAGTTGCATTTCTTCACTGGTTGCTACTCTGTCTTCTCTTTCGATAAGCTGCTGGATATCATTTATGTGATTATATGGTTCGATAACACCCTTACGATATGTTTCCTCATCCCAGTTGAAATTCCGGGTTGCTGCGGAGATCCCCAAGCTTCTCGACAAAAACGGAATATATTTGTTTTGGATGAATTTTTTTAGAGCAATTATTTCTGAAGGATTATCATAAGAGTAGGTTGGAAGATCGGACGTAATACCCTTCATCATGTTTTTCAGAACATTACCTGGTCCAAGCTCAACCGCATACTGTACCGTCAGCATCTTGGCATAGATCATGCAATTGACCCATTGTACAGGCATCACAATCTGAGCAGTCAGATTCTCAACAATGTCCTCTTTTCCCCCATAGGGCTTTGCTGTTACATTCGAAAGGACAGAATATTTGAGATCGTTGAAAGTATATTTGGCCAGTTCCTCCTTGAAAAGCTCTGCAGCAGGCTGCATCAACTCACAGTGGAAGGGTGCACTCACATTTAGTCGGCTCACCTTAATATCCTCTTTCTCCAATATCGTTACTACTTGATCTACTGCATTTCGATTACCGGAGATCACGGTTTGAGTTATCGAATTGAAGTTGGAGATGCTGGCAATCCCCTCCTTTCCCGATACCGATCTGCAAACTTCTTCAAGTTTTTCGATGTCTCGGGTCAATACAGCCACCATTGAGCCGAGCTCGGGGGCAATTGTCTGCTGCATGAATTCCCCTCGTCTTCTCACAATCTTAACCGCATCAGAAAAATTGATAGCGCCAGCGCAAGTCAACGCTGAGATTTCCCCCAAGCTGTGACCAGCCATCAGATCAGGCGTAACCCCTTCTTCTTCCATAAAGACCCGGAACATTGCAACACTGGTGGTCAGAATAGCCGGTTGTGCATTATATGTGAGTGTCAATTCTGACTTTTCACCCTCAAAGCACATTTTTTTCATATCTAAGGATAACGCTTCACTAGCTTGGTCAAAAACTTCGGATGCAGTTTTAAAGTTCTCACACAATTTCTTGCCCATTCCAACATATTGCGAACCTTGCCCCGGAAATACAATTGCCTTTTTAGTCATAATTTAGTGACTAGCCCATAAATCGTATGGGCTAGTCTGCCCACCCTTCACATTTTTTTTATACATATTCCAACAGGTATTGGACGATTTGAATCAATCCCCTCAATAACTCTTCTAGCTTTTGCTCAGAAACTTTTTTGTTAAAAACCTCGGCAGCAAATGTGACGGAATCTTCTCCAATATCAAAGGAAAGGGAGAAATCATAATAGTCCTTGTATAATTCGTTACCACTGAATCGGTAGAGAAAAATTGGCATCAAACCTTTTTCCGTGCTTTTGATGTGGATCTTCGCTCTCTGGAATTTAGTCGCATCCTGATAATTCTGATGGACAGTCTCCATAAGAACATTCAGGTCTTCTTCAGCTTCTACTTCAAAGGAGACGTAGTCCTTTTGATTGACAGTACATACCGCAAGTTGTTGCTGGCCAGTCGCATCAAACAACAAATAGCTATAAGAGAACAACAGAAATTCATATAGTTTGAATTCATCGGTATCATGCATTGCTTTAATACTCTGATACAAGCTTCCGCTGTCCGTGAATCTGACGATAGAATCATGAAGCACTTTGTTGGACTGTTTAAAGTAAGAATCAGGGAACGAAATCTGCGAGCAAGACATAGTTTCCAAACTGCTCATTTCAATATGTGCGGCAAGCTGTGCAATGGTTGGATTTGCAAATACATCACCAACTTTTACAATCCCAGGGTACTGCTCTTCAATTTGTGAAAGCATGACGGTGATCAGCAAGGAATTTCCACCTAAATCGAAAAAGTTATCGTCAATGCCGATTTCGTCGAAATGAAGTATACTTCTCCAGATATTACTCAGGATATGTTCACATTCATTATTAGCAGCCACAAATCGATTGGTCTTACGGAAGAGATCTAAGTCAGGCATAGGCAATGCATTTTTATCCAACTTGCCGCTTCTGGTAACTGGAAGACTATCAATCTGCATGATAAAGGCAGGAATCATGTATCCTGGTAGTACACCTTTGAGTGCATTCTTGATCTCGGTCGGATTAACCTGAACATCGGATATCACATAGGCTTGAATAGTTTTGTCTTCACGGTCATCTTTTCTTGCGATTACCACTGCATCAACGATGTGTTCCAGCTTACGCATCACACTTTCGATTTCAGCCAACTCAATTCGGAACCCTCTGATCTTGACCTGCTCGTCGATTCGTCCTAGATATTCGATGTTTCCATCAGGCAGCCATCGGGCCAAGTCTCCGCTCCGATATAGTTTGCCGGCTCCAAATGGATTGGCAATAAATTTCTCGGCTGTTAATTCCGGCATATTCAGGTACCCTCGAGCTATACCATCTCCTGCAAAACACAATTCACCTGGTATCCCGATTCCGCATAAATTCATTCCGTTCATAATATAGGCTTGTACATTAGAGATCGGCCGGCCTATCGGGACCGGATGCGGGATGTCACTCTTTCCGTCATATTCCCAGTGCGTAGCTAGTACTGTGTTTTCTGTCGGTCCATAGGCATTGACATATCTGCAAAGGCTGCCCGCCTTTTGAATAATTGCTGCATTTGATTCCGAACCGCCGGTCGTGAGTACCTTCAAACCTGTAAGCTGAGTCTGCAAATAGTACTGTGGCGGCAACAAGGTCAACGTGATGCCACTCTGGTTCACAAACTCATTAAATCTTCCGGTGTCCGCAATTATCTCTTTCGTGATTAACGTCAACCTTGCACCAAGCAGGAGTGACAACGTCATTTCCCACACTGCAGCGTCAAAGACATAGTTGGAAAATTGCAGAACGTTGTCTTGATCGGTTACTTGGTATAGATTCTTCAGATAGATACGCATGGCTGTAATACCTTGATGCTGCAGCATGACACCCTTAGGCTGACCAGTAGTTCCCGAGGTATAAATGACATAGGCCAAATCATCGGGCTTGTTTACTTTATCCGGATCTTCATACATACTTTCCCAAATCGAACGGTCTGCAAGATCGAGAACAGAAAGTTCAGTATTTAAATCCGTTTTGTAAAGAAGCACCGCTTTGGGTCGACAATCCTCCAGAATAAACTGGATACGCTCTTCTGGAAAGGTAGGATCTATCGGTACATAGGCACCGCCCGCCTTCATGATTCCATAGATCCCGACGATCATCTCGATACTACGCTCGGTCATGATGGCGACTCGGTCATCTGGTCTTATCCCCAGTCTGCGGAGTTTCCATGCTACTTGATTAACTTTCCGGTTTAGTTCAGCATACGTCAGTCGATCTTCCTGAAAAACGACTGCAATCTCATCAGGTGTTTTCTTAACCTGCTCCTCAAACAAATCTACGACAGTCCGGTCTCGTGCATACTCAACAGCCGTATCATTGAATCCGCTGAGGATTTGGAGTTTCTCCTGTTCAGTAATCGTCTCGATCTCGGACAATTNNNNNNNNNNNNNNNNNNNNNNNNNNNNNNNNNNNNNNNNNNNNNNNNNNNNNNNNNNNNNNNNNNNNNNNNNNNNNNNNNNNNNNNNNNNNNNNNNNNNNNNNNNNNNNNNNNNNNNNNNNNNNNNNNNNNNNNNNNNNNNNNNNNNNNNNNNNNNNNNNNNNNNNNNNNNNNNNNNNNNNNNNNNNNNNNNNNNNNNNNNNNNNNNNNNNNNNNNNNNNNNNNNNNNNNNNNNNNNNNNNNNNNNNNNNNNNNNNNNNNNNNNNNNNNNNNNNNNNNNNNNNNNNNNNNNNNNNNNNNNNNNNNNNNNNNNNNNNNNNNNNNNNNNNNNNNNNNNNNNNNNNNNNNNNNNNNNNNNNNNNNNNNNNNNNNNNNNNNNNNNNNNNNNNNNNNNNNNNNNNNNNNNNNNNNNNNNNNNNNNNNNNNNNNNNNNNNNNNNNNNNNNNNNNNNNNNNNNNNNNNNNNNNNNNNNNNNNNNNNNNNNNNNNNNNNNNNNNNNNNNNNNNNNNNNNNNNNNNNNNNNNNNNNNNNNNNNNNNNNNNNNNNNNNNNNNNNNNNNNNNNNNNNNNNNNNNNNNNNNNNNNNNNNNNNNNNNNNNNNNNNNNNNNNNNNNNNNNNNNNNNNNNNNNNNNNNNNNNNNNNNNNNNNNNNNNNNNNNNNNNNNNNNNNNNNNNNNNNNNNNNNNNNNNNNNNNNNNNNNNNNNNNNNNNNNNNNNNNNNNNNNNNNNNNNNNNNNNNNNNNNNNNNNNNNNNNNNNNNNNNNNNNNNNNNNNNNNNNNNNNNNNNNNNNNNNNNNNNNNNNNNNNNNNNNNNNNNNNNNNNNNNNNNNNNNNNNNNNNNNNNNNNNNNNNNNNNNNNNNNNNNNNNNNNNNNNNNNNNNNNNNNNNNNNNNNNNNNNNNNNNNNNNNNNNNNNNNNNNNNNNNNNNNNNNNNNNNNNNNNNNNNNNNNNNNNNNNNNNNNNNNNNNNNNNNNNNNNNNNNNNNNNNNNNNNNNNNNNNNNNNNNNNNNNNNNNNNNNNNNNNNNNNNNNNNNNNNNNNNNNNNNNNNNNNNNNNNNNNNNNNNNNNNNNNNNNNNNNNNNNNNNNNNNNNNNNNNNNNNNNNNNNNNNNNNNNNNNNNNNNNNNNNNNNNNNNNNNNNNNNNNNNNNNNNNNNNNNNNNNNNNNNNNNNNNNNNNNNNNNNNNNNNNNNNNNNNNNNNNNNNNNNNNNNNNNNNNNNNNNNNNNNNNNNNNNNNNNNNNNNNNNNNNNNNNNNNNNNNNNNNNNNNNNNNNNNNNNNNNNNNNNNNNNNNNNNNNNNNNNNNNNNNNNNNNNNNNNNNNNNNNNNNNNNNNNNNNNNNNNNNNNNNNNNNNNNNNNNNNNNNNNNNNNNNNNNNNNNNNNNNNNNNNNNNNNNNNNNNNNNNNNNNNNNNNNNNNNNNNNNNNNNNNNNNNNNNNNNNNNNNNNNNNNNNNNNNNNNNNNNNNNNNNNNNNNNNNNNNNNNNNNNNNNNNNNNNNNNNNNNNNNNNNNNNNNNNNNNNNNNNNNNNNNNNNNNNNNNNNNNNNNNNNNNNNNNNNNNNNNNNNNNNNNNNNNNNNNNNNNNNNNNNNNNNNNNNNNNNNNNNNNNNNNNNNNNNNNNNNNNNNNNNNNNNNNNNNNNNNNNNNNNNNNNNNNNNNNNNNNNNNNNNNNNNNNNNNNNNNNNNNNNNNNNNNNNNNNNNNNNNNNNNNNNNNNNNNNNNNNNNNNNNNNNNNNNNNNNNNNNNNNNNNNNNNNNNNNNNNNNNNNNNNNNNNNNNNNNNNNNNNNNNNNNNNNNNNNNNNNNNNNNNNNNNNNNNNNNNNNNNNNNNNNNNNNNNNNNNNNNNNNNNNNNNNNNNNNNNNNNNNNNNNNNNNNNNNNNNNNNNNNNNNNNNNNNNNNNNNNNNNNNNNNNNNNNNNNNNNNNNNNNNNNNNNNNNNNNNNNNNNNNNNNNNNNNNNNNNNNNNNNNNNNNNNNNNNNNNNNNNNNNNNNNNNNNNNNNNNNNNNNNNNNNNNNNNNNNNNNNNNNNNNNNNNNNNNNNNNNNNNNNNNNNNNNNNNNNNNNNNNNNNNNNNNNNNNNNNNNNNNNNNNNNNNNNNNNNNNNNNNNNNNNNNNNNNNNNNNNNNNNNNNNNNNNNNNNNNNNNNNNNNNNNNNNNNNNNNNNNNNNNNNNNNNNNNNNNNNNNNNNNNNNNNNNNNNNNNNNNNNNNNNNNNNNNNNNNNNNNNNNNNNNNNNNNNNNNNNNNNNNNNNNNNNNNNNNNNNNNNNNNNNNNNNNNNNNNNNNNNNNNNNNNNNNNNNNNNNNNNNNNNNNNNNNNNNNNNNNNNNNNNNNNNNNNNNNNNNNNNNNNNNNNNNNNNNNNNNNNNNNNNNNNNNNNNNNNNNNNNNNNNNNNNNNNNNNNNNNNNNNNNNNNNNNNNNNNNNNNNNNNNNNNNNNNNNNNNNNNNNNNNNNNNNNNNNNNNNNNNNNNNNNNNNNNNNNNNNNNNNNNNNNNNNNNNNNNNNNNNNNNNNNNNNNNNNNNNNNNNNNNNNNNNNNNNNNNNNNNNNNNNNNNNNNNNNNNNNNNNNNNNNNNNNNNNNNNNNNNNNNNNNNNNNNNNNNNNNNNNNNNNNNNNNNNNNNNNNNNNNNNNNNNNNNNNNNNNNNNNNNNNNNNNNNNNNNNNNNNNNNNNNNNNNNNNNNNNNNNNNNNNNNNNNNNNNNNNNNNNNNNNNNNNNNNNNNNNNNNNNNNNNNNNNNNNNNNNNNNNNNNNNNNNNNNNNNNNNNNNNNNNNNNNNNNNNNNNNNNNNNNNNNNNNNNNNNNNNNNNNNNNNNNNNNNNNNNNNNNNNNNNNNNNNNNNNNNNNNNNNNNNNNNNNNNNNNNNNNNNNNNNNNNNNNNNNNNNNNNNNNNNNNNNNNNNNNNNNAAGCTATCCTCCGCGCCAACCCTTTCAACACCCAGCACCTGACTAAAGACCTGACACAGCGTTTCTTCAATTTCGTTTCTCGGCGCAACATATTCGTGTTGGCTGCTTGCTACTATCTCCGGAAGTGCTCTTCTGTCCAACTTTCCATTTGGAGTGACCGGAATACTGTCGATCTGCATCATATGAGCCGGAATCATGTAAGAAGGCAATATTTTGTTAAGAGTATCCCGGATATCCGGCAAGCGGATCGGCGTATCGGATACCAGATAAGCGAAGAGGGCCATCTCTCCCGAAGTATCTTCTTGTGCAAGCACAACCGCATCTTGCATCAAATCGATCTTTCTGAGTGTACTTTCGATTTCACCCAGCTCAATTCGGAAGCCCCTGATCTTAACCTGTTCGTCAATTCGTCCTAAGTATTCAATGTTTCCATTAGGCAACCATCTTGCCAAATCTCCGGTACGATACAGTTTGCCGGCTCCAAACGGATTGGTGATCAACTTCTCGGCTGTTAATTCCGGCTTGTTCAGGTATCCTCTCATCAGACCATCGCCCGCGATGCAGAGCTCCCCGGGGATACCAATTCCGCAGAGTCTATTCTGATTTAGAATGTAGACTTGCGTATTGGCAATCGGTTTGCCGATCGGAATCAGCTCAAAGCACTCAGGAATTTCATAAGTTGTTGTAAATGTTGTGTTTTCTGTCGGCCCGTAACCGTTGATCAATTTAACCTGATTCTTCCGGTTTTTTAACATTCTTACATGTTCTTCCGAGAGCCTCTCTCCACCAATCAACAATTCGTTTAGACTGTCAAACATCTCGACATCTGTCTGAATCATTAAGTTGTACAAAGATGCTGTAATCCACATCGTGCTCACTTGATAACGGAGTATGTGCTCTTTCAGACTCTTGTTGTCGGTGATTACCTCCTGAGATGCAAGCACCAGAGTCCCCCCATGAAGGAGTGCTCCCCACATTTCAAACGTGGATGCGTCAAAGGACATAGATCCCGTTTGCAAGATTACTCTCTTTTCATCCAGTTCCACATAGTTAGTATTCGTGACCAATCGAATGATGCTTTTATGCTCGATCAGGCTGCCTTTCGGCTTACCGGTTGTGCCAGAAGTATAGATGCAATACGCTAAATCCCCAGATTTATTCGCATTTACCGGATTATTTGCCGCACCTTCCCAAATCTTATGATCTGCAAGATCTATGACAGATAATTCCGTTTCGAGTTCTGAGTTGCAAATGAGCACCACTTTAGACTGGCAGTCCTTCAAGATATACTGAATTCGATCTTCCGGATACATCGGATCGATTGGGACATAAGCCCCTCCTGCTTTTAGAATTCCGCAAATACCGATAATCGTCTCAATTCTACGCTCAACTAAAATAGCTACAAGATCATCTGGTTTTACACCTAACTCACGCAGTTTGCCTGCCAGTTGATTGGCCTTTTGGTTCAGCTCAGCATAAGTCATTAGCTGCTCCCCAAAAGCAACTGCCGTTTTTGCAGGGAATTTCCTAACCTGCTCCTCGAACACATCTACGATAGTCCGGTCTCGTGCATACTCAACAGCCGTATCATTGAATCCGCTGAGGATTTGGAGTTTCTCCTGTTCAGTAATCGTCTCGATCTCGGACAATTTCCGGTTAGGATTTTCACCAATAGCCTGCAACACTTTNNNNNNNNNNNNNNNNNNNNNNNNNNNNNNNNNNNNNNNNNNNNNNNNNNNNNNNNNNNNNNNNNNNNNNNNNNNNNNNNNNNNNNNNNNNNNNNNNNNNNNNNNNNNNNNNNNNNNNNNNNNNNNNNNNNNNNNNNNNNNNNNNNNNNNNNNNNNNNNNNNNNNNNNNNNNNNNNNNNNNNNNNNNNNNNNNNNNNNNNNNNNNNNNNNNNNNNNNNNNNNNNNNNNNNNNNNNNNNNNNNNNNNNNNNNNNNNNNNNNNNNNNNNNNNNNNNNNNNNNNNNNNNNNNNNNNNNNNNNNNNNNNNNNNNNNNNNNNNNNNNNNNNNNNNNNNNNNNNNNNN
Above is a window of Paenibacillus uliginis N3/975 DNA encoding:
- a CDS encoding non-ribosomal peptide synthetase, whose amino-acid sequence is LSEIETITEQEKLQILSGFNDTAVEYARDRTVVDLFEEQVKKTPDEIAVVFQEDRLTYAELNRKVNQVAWKLRRLGIRPDDRVAIMTERSIEMIVGIYGIMKAGGAYVPIDPTFPEERIQFILEDCRPKAVLLYKTDLNTELSVLDLADRSIWESMYEDPDKVNKPDDLAYVIYTSGTTGQPKGVMLQHQGITAMRIYLKNLYQVTDQDNVLQFSNYVFDAAVWEMTLSLLLGARLTLITKEIIADTGRFNEFVNQSGITLTLLPPQYYLQTQLTGLKVLTTGGSESNAAIIQKAGSLCRYVNAYGPTENTVLATHWEYDGKSDIPHPVPIGRPISNVQAYIMNGMNLCGIGIPGELCFAGDGIARGYLNMPELTAEKFIANPFGAGKLYRSGDLARWLPDGNIEYLGRIDEQVKIRGFRIELAEIESVMRKLEHIVDAVVIARKDDREDKTIQAYVISDVQVNPTEIKNALKGVLPGYMIPAFIMQIDSLPVTRSGKLDKNALPMPDLDLFRKTNRFVAANNECEHILSNIWRSILHFDEIGIDDNFFDLGGNSLLITVMLSQIEEQYPGIVKVGDVFANPTIAQLAAHIEMSSLETMSCSQISFPDSYFKQSNKVLHDSIVRFTDSGSLYQSIKAMHDTDEFKLYEFLLFSYSYLLFDATGQQQLAVCTVNQKDYVSFEVEAEEDLNVLMETVHQNYQDATKFQRAKIHIKSTEKGLMPIFLYRFSGNELYKDYYDFSLSFDIGEDSVTFAAEVFNKKVSEQKLEELLRGLIQIVQYLLEYV
- a CDS encoding non-ribosomal peptide synthetase, which produces KVLQAIGENPNRKLSEIETITEQEKLQILSGFNDTAVEYARDRTIVDVFEEQVRKFPAKTAVAFGEQLMTYAELNQKANQLAGKLRELGVKPDDLVAILVERRIETIIGICGILKAGGAYVPIDPMYPEDRIQYILKDCQSKVVLICNSELETELSVIDLADHKIWEGAANNPVNANKSGDLAYCIYTSGTTGKPKGSLIEHKSIIRLVTNTNYVELDEKRVILQTGSMSFDASTFEMWGALLHGGTLVLASQEVITDNKSLKEHILRYQVSTMWITASLYNLMIQTDVEMFDSLNELLIGGERLSEEHVRMLKNRKNQVKLINGYGPTENTTFTTTYEIPECFELIPIGKPIANTQVYILNQNRLCGIGIPGELCIAGDGLMRGYLNKPELTAEKLITNPFGAGKLYRTGDLARWLPNGNIEYLGRIDEQVKIRGFRIELGEIESTLRKIDLMQDAVVLAQEDTSGEMALFAYLVSDTPIRLPDIRDTLNKILPSYMIPAHMMQIDSIPVTPNGKLDRRALPEIVASSQHEYVAPRNEIEETLCQVFSQVLGVERVGAEDS